The Sphingobacterium bambusae genome includes a window with the following:
- a CDS encoding PspC domain-containing protein, whose product MNKTIIININSIVFHIEEDAYEMLRSYMIDIKKHFGNSAESKEILEDIENRIAEMFNERIQTGRKEVINLEDVQQVITRMGRVSDFEQSEEAGEGQNDEQPPLHKDPRQTGRKLMRDPDDKVLGGVCSGLAHYFGMEPRWLRVLLVLFVLIGGSGFLVYIILWMVMPVAETRADKMSMRGEVPNLQNFKKSFDEEVKTFSSEFAGAGEHISRGARTAGNALGGCLGIIGKMIAWLMLIFTGLNILGLFIFYVFNMMNLFGLENPILFPPLAVLSTDDAVIALSFGFMAMTIPFLALFLWLVRVLFKTDKINNYLSLTMFAAWIVSIVGVIYYCVYAAQDFREQSTINVQRNITARKVYHFTEKDIRILDASEKDSLRSKFNIQIDGQDLRNYLHDDIGITFESIDSLAQPYIQYNYSAKGKTYQLAAERAKNIVYEAVQDGETTLFPSHFLLRKNALDRDQYVGVTVYLPRGAKVILDREMGNKLRGVSYWECLNNYADQDHQKYTEWTMSPTGLVCAQEAPKDDDDDDDDSDEEIADVQMESSSDVTDSKKDSIITIDGSNVTIEVKDKSVKIKEKKADK is encoded by the coding sequence ATGAATAAGACAATCATCATAAACATAAACAGCATCGTTTTTCACATCGAGGAAGATGCGTACGAGATGCTCCGATCCTATATGATCGATATCAAGAAGCATTTTGGTAATAGTGCTGAGAGCAAGGAAATTTTAGAAGATATCGAAAACCGAATTGCCGAAATGTTCAACGAACGTATCCAAACGGGACGTAAGGAGGTCATCAACTTGGAAGATGTGCAGCAGGTTATTACGCGTATGGGACGTGTAAGTGACTTTGAGCAGAGCGAAGAGGCTGGTGAAGGGCAAAATGACGAGCAACCACCGCTTCATAAAGATCCTCGTCAAACGGGGCGTAAGCTTATGCGCGATCCGGACGACAAGGTATTGGGTGGTGTGTGTAGCGGTTTGGCTCATTACTTTGGTATGGAACCACGTTGGCTACGTGTGCTGTTGGTGCTTTTTGTGTTGATTGGCGGATCTGGATTCTTGGTGTACATCATTCTTTGGATGGTGATGCCCGTAGCAGAAACGCGTGCCGATAAGATGTCTATGCGCGGCGAAGTGCCCAATTTGCAGAACTTTAAAAAATCCTTTGATGAAGAAGTAAAAACGTTCTCTTCCGAATTTGCCGGAGCTGGAGAGCATATTAGTCGTGGTGCGCGCACGGCAGGAAACGCCTTGGGCGGATGTTTGGGCATTATCGGGAAGATGATTGCATGGCTGATGTTGATCTTTACGGGATTGAATATTTTAGGTCTTTTTATCTTCTATGTCTTCAACATGATGAACCTCTTTGGTCTTGAAAACCCGATCTTGTTTCCGCCACTCGCCGTCTTATCGACCGACGATGCGGTAATAGCCTTGTCTTTCGGTTTTATGGCCATGACCATCCCGTTTTTAGCGCTTTTTCTCTGGTTGGTAAGAGTACTCTTTAAAACAGATAAAATTAATAATTATTTGTCACTGACAATGTTCGCCGCATGGATCGTATCTATCGTTGGCGTCATTTACTATTGTGTGTATGCTGCACAAGACTTTCGCGAGCAAAGTACGATCAATGTGCAACGCAATATAACAGCGCGAAAAGTGTATCATTTTACCGAAAAGGACATACGGATTTTGGATGCTAGCGAAAAAGACTCTTTACGATCGAAATTTAATATTCAGATCGATGGGCAAGATTTACGAAACTACTTGCACGATGATATCGGTATTACTTTTGAAAGTATTGATTCATTGGCACAGCCCTATATACAATATAACTATTCGGCCAAAGGAAAAACTTACCAGTTGGCGGCTGAACGGGCCAAAAATATTGTATATGAAGCGGTGCAAGACGGAGAAACCACCTTGTTCCCGAGCCATTTCCTATTGCGGAAGAATGCATTGGATAGAGACCAATATGTCGGGGTAACGGTGTACTTGCCCCGTGGAGCAAAAGTGATACTGGATCGCGAGATGGGCAATAAGCTTCGTGGCGTATCCTATTGGGAGTGTCTAAATAACTATGCTGATCAGGATCATCAGAAATATACCGAATGGACTATGTCCCCAACAGGGTTGGTTTGTGCACAGGAAGCACCCAAAGATGACGATGATGATG
- a CDS encoding PadR family transcriptional regulator, whose translation MIAENTQTQMRKGILEYCILSIISRGEIYASDIIGELKRAQLLVVEGTLYPLLTRLKNNGLLSYNWQESTSGPPRKYYEITSEGRAVLTKLDVTWKELLFAVETSLQGRN comes from the coding sequence ATGATAGCGGAAAATACACAAACCCAAATGCGGAAGGGGATACTGGAATACTGTATCCTTTCTATAATTTCCCGAGGGGAGATCTATGCATCAGATATTATCGGGGAACTTAAAAGGGCACAGTTGCTGGTCGTCGAAGGAACATTGTACCCGCTCTTGACGAGGTTGAAAAATAATGGGCTGTTGAGTTATAATTGGCAAGAGTCCACATCAGGTCCTCCGCGGAAATATTACGAAATCACGAGCGAAGGTCGCGCTGTGCTGACCAAACTGGATGTTACTTGGAAAGAGCTTTTGTTTGCCGTGGAAACGTCATTGCAAGGCAGAAATTAA
- a CDS encoding VanZ family protein: protein MLRFLYNYSLSIIWGILMLLLMGLPSDDLPNTNYFEGFDKLAHCGFFFVFTVLLLRGFILQWKGRGSKIKTFIVVLFVTSFLAFGTEAIQLYFSFGRMADWWDIFADYMGIGMALMAYLLLHQRKQGY, encoded by the coding sequence ATGCTGAGATTCTTATACAACTACTCCTTATCCATCATTTGGGGAATATTAATGTTGCTCTTGATGGGGCTTCCTTCAGATGACCTGCCCAACACCAACTATTTTGAGGGTTTTGACAAGCTGGCGCATTGCGGCTTTTTTTTCGTTTTTACCGTACTACTGCTGCGAGGGTTTATCTTGCAGTGGAAAGGTAGAGGCTCGAAAATAAAAACATTCATCGTCGTCCTGTTTGTTACCAGTTTCTTGGCCTTCGGAACGGAAGCTATTCAGCTGTATTTTTCTTTTGGGCGCATGGCGGATTGGTGGGATATTTTTGCAGATTACATGGGCATTGGCATGGCCTTGATGGCATATCTGCTGCTGCACCAAAGAAAGCAAGGTTATTAA
- a CDS encoding ComF family protein has product MQVKRYWDSFIAILFPPLCASCENVLLNQEELLCSYCQYHLPINDHYLFLDNEVMRRLQFKAPIEMGAAFLSFSKSSLVQTMIHKLKYGKAFDIGIYLGRQFGQQLLISPFFRQLDLIVPVPLHHKKKKARGYNQSEYIAQGLAEVLKLDIDTTRLVRLVNSPSQTTMSRMDRYENVEHVFACLDAQALAGKNILLVDDVLTTAATIASAARALAEQGCRVCIAVLAIA; this is encoded by the coding sequence ATGCAAGTCAAACGCTACTGGGATAGCTTCATCGCTATCTTGTTTCCTCCGCTATGCGCATCCTGCGAGAATGTACTGCTAAATCAGGAAGAACTGTTGTGCAGCTACTGCCAGTATCACTTGCCTATCAACGACCACTATCTTTTCTTGGACAATGAAGTAATGCGACGTTTACAGTTTAAAGCGCCTATCGAAATGGGAGCAGCCTTTTTGTCCTTCTCAAAATCCTCCCTAGTACAGACCATGATCCACAAGTTAAAGTATGGAAAAGCTTTTGACATAGGGATCTATCTAGGCCGACAGTTTGGGCAACAACTGCTGATATCTCCTTTTTTTCGTCAATTGGATCTTATTGTGCCGGTACCTCTCCATCATAAAAAAAAGAAAGCTCGTGGGTACAACCAAAGCGAGTATATCGCGCAGGGGCTTGCAGAAGTACTGAAGCTGGATATAGATACGACGCGTTTGGTTCGATTGGTAAATAGCCCCAGTCAGACCACCATGAGCAGAATGGATCGTTATGAAAATGTAGAACATGTGTTCGCGTGCTTAGATGCGCAAGCGTTGGCCGGTAAAAACATTCTTTTGGTAGATGATGTGCTCACCACCGCTGCAACCATTGCTTCAGCCGCGCGTGCCCTCGCTGAACAAGGCTGTCGCGTCTGCATCGCGGTGCTCGCCATAGCATAG
- the rlmN gene encoding 23S rRNA (adenine(2503)-C(2))-methyltransferase RlmN, with amino-acid sequence MEKQSKLIDIRSLSLSDLKDKLTAMGEQGFRAKQIYEWLWVKSCTDFDQMSNLSKPLRETLKANFVIRAVNVRQSQISADKTIKSSFTLYDGNVIEGVLIPTPDRMTACVSSQVGCSLTCKFCATGYMDRKRNLQADEIYDQVVLIAKQAEEKYQQPLTNIVYMGMGEPLLNYSGMMKSVERITAPDGLNMAAKRITVSTAGIAKMIKKLGDDEVRFNLALSLHAANDQKRNEIMPINEQNSLQALAEALKYYYAKTKNPVTFEYIVFHNFNDELQDAKELAKFCKHVPCKVNIIEYNPIALADFVNAEADKIDQFADYLRGQGVITNVRRSRGKDIDAACGQLAIKEKDSDLVAN; translated from the coding sequence GTGGAAAAGCAGAGTAAATTGATCGATATCAGAAGTTTAAGTTTGTCGGATTTGAAAGACAAGCTCACCGCAATGGGTGAGCAAGGGTTTCGTGCCAAACAAATTTATGAGTGGTTGTGGGTGAAATCATGTACCGACTTTGATCAAATGAGTAACCTCAGCAAACCTTTACGGGAGACTTTGAAAGCCAACTTCGTGATTCGCGCGGTAAACGTTAGGCAATCACAAATCAGTGCCGACAAAACCATAAAGAGTAGCTTCACCCTCTATGACGGCAACGTGATCGAGGGCGTGTTGATCCCTACACCGGATCGTATGACAGCATGTGTGAGTTCGCAGGTTGGATGTAGCCTAACCTGTAAGTTCTGTGCCACAGGCTATATGGATCGAAAGCGGAATCTTCAGGCCGACGAGATCTACGATCAAGTGGTATTGATTGCTAAGCAAGCCGAAGAAAAGTATCAACAGCCTTTAACCAATATCGTTTACATGGGCATGGGCGAGCCGCTCTTGAACTATAGCGGCATGATGAAATCTGTGGAGCGGATCACCGCGCCCGATGGATTAAATATGGCGGCTAAGCGAATAACGGTGTCTACGGCAGGAATTGCGAAGATGATCAAGAAGCTGGGCGACGATGAAGTGCGATTCAATTTGGCACTTTCGCTACATGCTGCAAATGACCAAAAGCGGAATGAGATTATGCCGATCAATGAACAAAACTCATTGCAGGCATTGGCCGAAGCGCTTAAATATTATTATGCTAAGACCAAGAATCCGGTAACCTTCGAATATATTGTTTTTCATAACTTTAACGACGAGTTGCAGGATGCTAAAGAATTGGCCAAATTCTGTAAGCATGTTCCCTGCAAGGTCAATATCATCGAATACAATCCTATTGCACTTGCCGACTTCGTCAATGCAGAAGCAGATAAGATCGATCAATTTGCAGACTACCTGCGTGGTCAAGGGGTGATTACGAATGTTCGTCGTAGCCGAGGCAAAGATATTGATGCGGCCTGTGGACAATTGGCTATCAAAGAAAAAGATAGCGATTTGGTAGCGAATTAA
- a CDS encoding DUF4349 domain-containing protein yields the protein MKGYCFSLFLAFSLFAGCNKAEVATTAKAVEEQAISLDVMEEPAPQAEMHALANVQAAVDPKSPLTTTTSQNKKIIRSGNIAVESKAIGKSKQAMDALLKRYGGYYEQETLSSSGSYSNYSLIARIPATHLDQFLKDIEKGGDKLTERSLRSEDVSLQYFDSESRLKSKRAYLERYQQMVSQAKSVKDLLEIQEQIRQLQEEIDSQESVMRSLKDQIAYSSLSIQLFEYQANLPIGSQNFWIQLKEAFADGWLFIGEVFLFVLRLWPFILLATVVLFAWRSYKRRKK from the coding sequence ATGAAAGGATATTGTTTTTCTCTATTTCTTGCTTTTAGCCTCTTCGCAGGCTGTAACAAAGCAGAGGTTGCGACTACCGCTAAGGCGGTAGAAGAGCAAGCTATCTCGTTGGACGTGATGGAAGAACCCGCTCCGCAGGCAGAAATGCATGCGTTAGCCAATGTGCAAGCTGCTGTCGACCCCAAGTCGCCTTTAACCACAACAACTTCCCAAAACAAGAAGATTATACGCAGTGGCAATATCGCGGTGGAATCGAAAGCGATCGGCAAAAGTAAGCAGGCCATGGATGCCTTGTTAAAGCGTTATGGCGGTTACTACGAACAAGAGACCTTGTCAAGCTCTGGCAGCTACAGCAATTATTCCTTGATTGCGCGTATTCCAGCAACACATCTTGACCAATTCCTAAAGGATATCGAAAAGGGTGGCGATAAGCTTACCGAGCGATCATTGCGGAGTGAGGATGTCTCGCTGCAATATTTTGACTCGGAATCTAGATTGAAAAGCAAAAGAGCCTATCTAGAACGTTACCAGCAGATGGTGAGCCAAGCAAAAAGCGTCAAGGATCTGCTGGAAATCCAAGAACAAATTCGCCAATTGCAAGAAGAAATCGATAGCCAGGAGTCTGTTATGCGTAGCCTGAAAGATCAGATTGCTTACAGCAGTTTGAGTATTCAGCTGTTTGAATACCAAGCGAATCTGCCGATTGGTAGTCAAAATTTTTGGATACAGTTGAAAGAGGCTTTCGCAGACGGTTGGTTGTTCATCGGAGAGGTATTTCTTTTTGTGCTACGTTTATGGCCCTTTATCCTGTTGGCAACGGTGGTTCTGTTCGCTTGGCGAAGCTATAAAAGAAGAAAAAAATAA
- a CDS encoding LLM class flavin-dependent oxidoreductase, with protein MIELGIGMFGDVQIDPTTGKIQPAAERMQQIVAEVKLMDEVGVDFFGIGEHHREDYAVASPEIILAAAATITKNIKLGSAVSVLSSADPVKLFQDFATVDLLSNGRAELMAGRGSFIESFPLFGYDLKDYADLFDEKLELLTRLNKQDTITWSGKFRKPLINQQIFPRPVNNSLPIWVAVGGTTSSVIRAARLGLPVMFAIIGGAPENFKPLFEMYQQAWVDNGHDMKDFQVGVHMHAFFGENAKTVADKYYPIYAGQMNRIGASRGWPPYQRSQYDFGRSIHGHLIVGDVNQAVEQILHTIEMFGLTRFSAHMDVGSPDHTDMMKSIELYGTQIIPKVKEALKKAE; from the coding sequence ATGATTGAATTAGGAATAGGCATGTTCGGGGACGTACAAATCGATCCCACAACAGGAAAGATACAACCCGCTGCAGAACGGATGCAGCAGATCGTCGCAGAAGTAAAATTGATGGATGAAGTCGGCGTCGATTTCTTCGGAATCGGTGAACACCACCGGGAAGACTACGCGGTAGCTTCACCAGAAATAATTCTCGCGGCAGCGGCAACAATCACCAAAAATATCAAGTTGGGCAGCGCGGTGTCCGTATTAAGCTCTGCAGATCCGGTAAAGCTTTTTCAGGATTTCGCAACCGTTGACCTCTTGTCAAATGGTCGGGCGGAATTGATGGCCGGCCGTGGTTCTTTCATTGAATCGTTCCCACTGTTCGGCTACGACTTGAAGGACTATGCCGATCTGTTCGACGAAAAATTGGAGCTTTTGACGCGCTTGAATAAGCAAGATACCATTACATGGTCAGGAAAGTTTAGAAAACCGTTAATTAACCAACAGATTTTTCCACGTCCAGTCAACAACTCGTTGCCGATTTGGGTGGCTGTTGGTGGAACAACCTCCTCGGTTATTCGTGCCGCTCGTCTCGGATTGCCCGTGATGTTTGCCATCATTGGTGGTGCACCAGAGAACTTTAAGCCGCTCTTTGAAATGTACCAGCAAGCTTGGGTAGACAATGGCCATGATATGAAAGATTTTCAGGTCGGGGTACATATGCACGCATTTTTCGGCGAAAACGCAAAGACTGTAGCTGATAAATATTATCCCATCTATGCAGGGCAGATGAATCGCATCGGCGCTTCCCGTGGTTGGCCCCCCTATCAGCGTTCGCAATACGATTTCGGACGTTCTATTCACGGACATCTTATCGTTGGAGATGTTAATCAGGCTGTTGAACAGATCCTACATACCATCGAAATGTTCGGCCTGACGCGGTTTTCTGCACACATGGATGTGGGTAGCCCAGACCATACAGATATGATGAAGTCCATTGAGCTGTATGGCACGCAAATCATTCCGAAAGTCAAAGAAGCGTTGAAAAAGGCAGAATAA
- the miaE gene encoding tRNA-(ms[2]io[6]A)-hydroxylase → MLGLKLLTDPRWANIAESNLHEILTDHAWCEQKAASNAIMLITQNPEYEDLVHELTAIAIEEMQHFQMVIDIIKERGYSLGRERKDDYVGRLLKFAKKDGSRNQAFIDRLLFAAMIEARSCERFRVLSKNIKDEALATFYHDLMVSEANHYTTFLNFARKYSVDVDVDKRWQEWLTFEGELIQSYGTKEYIHG, encoded by the coding sequence ATGCTAGGTTTAAAATTATTGACAGATCCCCGCTGGGCAAACATTGCAGAGTCAAATCTCCACGAAATATTGACCGACCACGCTTGGTGTGAGCAAAAGGCGGCTTCCAACGCCATCATGCTGATTACGCAGAATCCAGAATATGAAGACTTGGTGCACGAGCTCACTGCTATCGCCATTGAGGAGATGCAACATTTCCAGATGGTGATTGACATCATCAAGGAAAGGGGGTACAGCCTAGGCCGAGAACGTAAAGACGACTATGTGGGACGCTTACTTAAATTCGCGAAGAAGGATGGTTCCCGCAACCAAGCTTTTATCGACAGACTGCTGTTTGCTGCCATGATCGAGGCACGTAGCTGCGAACGTTTTCGGGTGCTCTCCAAAAATATTAAAGATGAAGCCCTAGCGACTTTTTACCACGACTTGATGGTCTCTGAAGCCAACCATTATACAACTTTCCTCAACTTCGCCCGTAAATATTCGGTGGATGTAGACGTCGACAAGCGATGGCAGGAATGGTTGACCTTCGAAGGGGAATTGATTCAGAGTTACGGCACCAAAGAGTATATCCACGGATAG
- a CDS encoding gluconate 2-dehydrogenase subunit 3 family protein: MNRRESLKALGLIAAGSGVLAASSCQQEKTTEVAAGADADKLPGVQDFEHERNKQLQAEKFFTDHEMATIAVLADIIIPKDETSGSASEAGVPDFIEFMVKDLPDNKIPMRGGLKWLDVQCQKRFGNAFIKCKNEQQITLIDEIAYPETAKPEMQQGVAFFSLMRNLTSSGFFTSEIGVKDIGYAGNRPGVWNGVPADVLKSYGFDTEAFFG, from the coding sequence ATGAACAGAAGAGAATCATTAAAGGCACTGGGCCTTATAGCAGCGGGTTCTGGCGTATTGGCTGCCAGTTCTTGCCAGCAAGAAAAAACTACGGAAGTTGCAGCGGGAGCTGATGCGGACAAGCTGCCGGGCGTGCAGGATTTCGAGCACGAACGGAATAAGCAACTCCAAGCAGAGAAATTTTTTACCGATCACGAGATGGCGACGATAGCCGTGCTTGCCGATATTATCATTCCGAAGGATGAAACTTCGGGGAGTGCTTCGGAAGCGGGCGTGCCCGATTTTATCGAATTTATGGTGAAAGACCTGCCGGATAATAAAATTCCGATGCGTGGCGGACTGAAATGGCTCGACGTACAATGCCAAAAGCGCTTTGGCAATGCCTTTATCAAATGCAAAAATGAACAACAGATCACGTTGATCGACGAAATCGCGTATCCGGAAACGGCAAAGCCTGAAATGCAACAAGGTGTGGCTTTCTTTTCATTGATGCGCAATCTGACGTCATCGGGCTTTTTTACCAGCGAAATAGGCGTCAAAGACATTGGCTACGCCGGAAATCGACCGGGTGTGTGGAATGGTGTGCCTGCCGACGTACTCAAAAGCTATGGCTTTGATACGGAAGCTTTTTTTGGCTAG
- a CDS encoding GMC family oxidoreductase — protein MTDYQIKENAEVYDAIVVGSGAGGGMAGYILAHAGLKVLMLEAGPFFDPAKDALQLRWPWESPRRGASTTRPFGDFDAAFGGWQLEGEPYTTVAGTEFEWFRARMLGGRTNHWGRISLRMGPDDFQPTDGETEAWPITYDEVKPFYDRVDRMIGIYGTVEGIRNEPDGIFMKPPKPRLNELFIAKGAKKAGVPVIPGRGSVLTEASPEIKGRGTCFYCGQCGRSCKVYGDFSSSSCLVMPAMKTGNLKVIDNAMVREVLTNDEGVAIGVSYVSTTDMQEYAVKGKTVILGASACESARIMLNSKSKAHPGGVGNSSGLVGRYLHDSTGASLSGFLPQLLDRKRYNEDGVGSVHIYSPWWEDNSKLTFPRGYHIEYGGGLRMPSYGFTNWVPSVNGKIAGKNGEKKASGGYGKDLKEDYRRFYGANVGMAGRGTALARKDNYCEIDPSRVDKFGIPVLRFNYKWANEEVAQAKHMQETFQSIMHEMGAIITSDIPGADTLYGLEAPGKIIHEGGTTRMGNDPKSSVLNKWGQAHDCKNLYVVDAGPFVQQGDKNLTWTILALSMRTAEYILEEKKKLNG, from the coding sequence ATGACCGATTATCAAATAAAAGAAAATGCAGAAGTGTATGATGCCATTGTGGTAGGCTCGGGTGCGGGCGGCGGCATGGCAGGCTATATCTTGGCCCACGCGGGGCTTAAGGTATTGATGTTGGAAGCAGGACCGTTCTTTGATCCCGCAAAGGATGCGTTGCAATTGCGCTGGCCTTGGGAATCGCCGCGTAGAGGAGCCTCGACCACACGTCCATTTGGTGACTTTGATGCTGCCTTTGGTGGTTGGCAGTTGGAGGGAGAGCCATATACGACTGTTGCCGGAACAGAATTTGAATGGTTCCGCGCGCGCATGCTTGGTGGTCGAACAAACCACTGGGGCCGCATATCCTTGCGCATGGGACCCGACGATTTCCAGCCTACAGATGGCGAAACCGAAGCTTGGCCAATAACCTATGACGAAGTGAAACCTTTTTACGATCGCGTGGATCGCATGATTGGAATCTATGGAACAGTGGAGGGGATTAGGAATGAACCCGATGGGATTTTTATGAAACCACCAAAACCGCGCTTAAATGAACTTTTTATTGCTAAGGGCGCTAAAAAGGCGGGCGTGCCGGTCATACCGGGCCGTGGATCGGTGTTGACGGAGGCTTCTCCAGAAATCAAAGGTCGTGGCACCTGCTTTTATTGTGGTCAATGTGGTCGTTCTTGTAAGGTGTATGGCGATTTTTCTTCATCTTCCTGCTTGGTGATGCCTGCTATGAAAACCGGAAATCTTAAGGTGATCGATAATGCTATGGTGCGCGAAGTATTGACCAACGATGAAGGAGTTGCTATCGGTGTTTCCTACGTGAGCACAACAGATATGCAAGAATATGCTGTAAAGGGCAAAACGGTAATTTTAGGTGCTAGCGCGTGTGAAAGTGCACGTATCATGCTCAATTCTAAATCCAAAGCACATCCGGGAGGTGTGGGCAATAGCAGTGGACTTGTAGGTCGATATTTGCACGATTCTACCGGCGCAAGTCTCTCTGGATTTCTTCCGCAGTTGCTCGATCGTAAACGCTATAACGAAGACGGTGTTGGTAGCGTGCATATTTACTCGCCATGGTGGGAAGACAACTCCAAACTTACATTCCCACGCGGATACCATATTGAATATGGTGGCGGTCTGCGGATGCCTTCTTACGGTTTCACCAATTGGGTACCGAGTGTCAATGGAAAGATTGCTGGAAAAAATGGCGAGAAGAAAGCCTCTGGCGGATATGGTAAGGACCTGAAAGAGGACTATCGCCGCTTTTATGGCGCGAACGTCGGCATGGCCGGCCGTGGAACGGCTTTGGCAAGAAAAGATAATTACTGCGAGATCGACCCTTCGCGTGTAGATAAATTTGGTATCCCTGTACTGCGATTCAATTATAAATGGGCGAATGAAGAAGTGGCACAAGCCAAACACATGCAAGAAACCTTCCAATCGATCATGCACGAAATGGGCGCGATCATCACCTCCGATATTCCCGGTGCCGATACCTTGTACGGGTTGGAAGCCCCTGGTAAAATTATCCACGAAGGCGGTACTACACGTATGGGCAACGATCCGAAATCTTCCGTGCTCAACAAATGGGGGCAAGCGCACGACTGTAAAAACCTATATGTCGTCGATGCAGGGCCATTTGTGCAACAAGGTGATAAAAACCTTACATGGACAATCTTAGCGCTATCCATGCGTACGGCAGAATATATCTTGGAAGAAAAGAAAAAGTTAAACGGCTAA
- a CDS encoding glycosyltransferase codes for MQTILFIGLVWPEPKSSAAGTRIVQLLELFSEAGHRLLFASAAGKTTYSHPLHEMDIEEVEIRLNDSNFDVFIADLKPDVVVFDRFMIEEQYGWRVRQFAPQALTVLDTEDLHFLRAARQEATKRKLAVDLYNNTAKREIASILRSDLSLIISKEEMILLQEKFNIPKALLFYLPFLEHVFAGLKNEGWPSFTTRKDFIFIGNFLHEPNWHTVQILKKEVWPLLKQKVPEAEMHIYGAYASEKVYQLHQPKDRFLVKDRAADARQTMERYRVLLAPIAFGAGAKGKIVDAMQTGTPTVSSTVAAESMTQDNRWNGFITDDRDDFVEKAALLYRDEALWQQAQMMGGELLRVNYDRSKFLPRFFECLATTKENLFSHRQANFIGEILHSQQLNSSKYMSLWIETKNKLEKQK; via the coding sequence ATGCAAACGATATTGTTTATTGGCTTGGTGTGGCCCGAACCGAAATCATCGGCGGCGGGCACACGTATCGTGCAGCTGCTGGAGCTTTTTTCCGAAGCGGGGCATAGGTTGCTGTTTGCGTCGGCAGCGGGCAAGACCACGTATAGCCATCCTTTGCACGAGATGGATATCGAGGAGGTGGAAATTAGGCTGAATGACAGTAACTTCGATGTCTTTATTGCCGACCTTAAGCCCGATGTGGTGGTTTTTGATCGGTTTATGATTGAAGAGCAATATGGATGGCGTGTGCGCCAATTTGCACCACAGGCATTGACCGTTCTTGACACCGAAGATTTGCATTTCTTGCGTGCGGCACGACAGGAGGCAACGAAAAGAAAACTTGCTGTAGACCTTTATAATAATACGGCCAAGCGAGAAATAGCATCCATCCTCCGTAGCGACCTTTCCTTGATTATCTCCAAAGAGGAAATGATCCTTTTACAGGAAAAATTCAATATCCCGAAGGCATTGCTCTTTTATTTGCCATTTCTAGAACACGTATTTGCTGGGCTGAAGAACGAAGGTTGGCCCTCTTTTACAACGCGTAAAGACTTTATTTTCATCGGCAATTTCCTGCACGAGCCGAATTGGCATACCGTGCAAATATTGAAAAAGGAGGTTTGGCCTCTGCTGAAGCAAAAGGTTCCGGAGGCAGAAATGCATATCTACGGCGCTTACGCCAGTGAAAAGGTGTATCAGTTGCATCAACCTAAAGATCGTTTTTTGGTTAAAGATCGTGCGGCAGATGCAAGGCAGACAATGGAAAGGTACCGCGTGCTGCTAGCGCCCATTGCTTTTGGGGCAGGCGCCAAAGGTAAAATTGTGGATGCCATGCAAACGGGGACGCCAACGGTAAGTAGCACAGTGGCGGCCGAGTCGATGACGCAGGACAATCGCTGGAATGGATTTATCACCGATGATAGGGACGATTTTGTCGAAAAGGCTGCACTGCTATATCGCGATGAAGCGCTTTGGCAACAGGCACAAATGATGGGTGGCGAATTACTTCGCGTCAATTATGATCGATCGAAGTTCTTACCTCGCTTTTTCGAATGCCTAGCAACAACGAAGGAAAACTTGTTTAGCCACAGGCAAGCTAATTTTATAGGCGAAATTTTGCATAGCCAACAGCTGAACAGCAGTAAATATATGTCCTTGTGGATCGAGACCAAAAATAAACTCGAAAAACAGAAATAA